In a genomic window of Festucalex cinctus isolate MCC-2025b chromosome 11, RoL_Fcin_1.0, whole genome shotgun sequence:
- the LOC144030220 gene encoding abl interactor 2-like isoform X1: MAELQMLLEEEIPAGRRALLDSFPNLERVAEYCETNYVQASDKHGALEETKSYTTQSVASVAYLINTLANNMLQMLDIQTSQLRCMESSVNHIAQTVDIHKEKVARREIGVLTTNKNASRAHKIVAPTNPERPLRYVRKPLDFGALDHVGHGVKWLLRLKVNGQENAKGPGFSPPSQKPPSPPRAGRSIFGGSSGGSSSRSSSRENSGSGVPIPVATPSPPGFFPVSPCTRAASSSSSAPNSSPTSSSSCSSSSSSSATLTLPAPLPHAPPSPLSKPNEIPSTAGIQPAPPPSPHSSSPKDGGVVPQFFSMNRPQPRQQTPQVGGSLPYRRPPSVTGQPIGTQSHQVNGGPYCNGQSPASPPPSLLQFTPQLPLMGFVARLQESISDVVTPLRPPTEETAPDNVPQNDDAQGGEEDSAVVEYNDPYAEEDPPWAPRNYLEKVVAIYDYTADKEDELSFQEGAIIYVLKKNEDGWFEGIMNATTGLFPGNYVESIMHYTD, from the exons gcgtcggacAAGCACGGAGCCCTGGAGGAGACCAAGAGCTACACCACGCAGTCTGTGGCCAGCGTGGCCTACCTCATCAACACTCTGGCCAACAACATGCTGCAGATGCTCGACATCCAGACGTCCCAGCTGCGCTGCATGGAGAGCTCCGTCAACCACATCGCACAG ACGGTGGACATCCACAAGGAGAAGGTGGCGAGGCGGGAGATCGGCGTGCTGACCACCAATAAGAACGCGAGCCGCGCCCACAAGATCGTGGCGCCGACCAATCCGGAGAGGCCGCTGCGCTATGTCCGCAAGCCGCTGGATTTCGGCGCGCTGGACCACGTCGGTCACGGCGTCAAG TGGTTGCTGAGGTTGAAG GTGAACGGGCAGGAGAACGCGAAGGGGCCCGGGTTCAGCCCCCCCAGCCAGAAACCCCCCAGCCCCCCCAGGGCGGGACGCAGCATCTTTGG CGGCAGTAGCGGAGGGAGTAGCAGTCGGAGCAGCAGTAGGGAGAACAGCGGCAGTGGTGTGCCTATCCCCGTGGCGACGCCATCCCCGCCCGGATTCTTCCCAG TTTCCCCTTGCACCAGAGCGGCCAGCTCGTCTTCTAGCGCCCCCAACTCGTCTCcgacctcctcttcctcctgctcgtcctcctcttcctcctctgccaCCTTAACCCTGCCGGCGCCCTTGCCGCATGCGCCCCCGTCCCCTCTGTCCAAGCCCAACGAGATCCCCAGCACCGCCGGCATCCAACCTGCACCGCCTCCCTCCCCCCACTCGTCGTCACCCAAGGACG GTGGGGTGGTGCCTCAGTTCTTCAGCATGAACCGCCCTCAGCCCCGCCAGCAGACGCCGCAGGTGGGCGGCTCCCTGCCCTACCGCCGCCCGCCCTCTGTCACCGGACAGCCAATTGGCACGCAGAGCCACCAAGTCAATGGCGGGCCCTACTGCAATGGCCAAAGCCCGG CCTCTCCACCGCCTTCCCTCCTCCAGTTCACTCCTCAGCTCCCTCTCATGGGCTTCGTGGCTCGCCTCCAGGAATCCA TCTCGGACGTGGTGACGCCCCTGCGGCCGCCCACTGAGGAGACGGCGCCCGATAATGTCCCCCAGAACGATGACGCCCAGGGTGGAGAAGAGGACTCAGCGGTGGTAGAGTACAATGACCCGTATGCGGAGGAAGACCCTCCCTGGGCCCCCAGGAACTACCTGGAGAAAG TGGTGGCCATTTACGACTACACGGCCGACAAAGAGGATGAGTTGTCGTTCCAGGAGGGCGCCATCATCTACGTACTGAAGAAGAATGAGGATGGCTGGTTCGAGGGCATCATGAACGCCACTACTGGACTCTTCCCAGGGAACTACGTGGAGTCCATCATGCACTACACCgactga
- the LOC144030220 gene encoding abl interactor 2-like isoform X2 — protein MAELQMLLEEEIPAGRRALLDSFPNLERVAEYCETNYVQASDKHGALEETKSYTTQSVASVAYLINTLANNMLQMLDIQTSQLRCMESSVNHIAQTVDIHKEKVARREIGVLTTNKNASRAHKIVAPTNPERPLRYVRKPLDFGALDHVGHGVKWLLRLKVNGQENAKGPGFSPPSQKPPSPPRAGRSIFGKSSPYRTLEPVRPPVVPNHYACSPAAGNCDGSARPRTCSGSSGGSSSRSSSRENSGSGVPIPVATPSPPGFFPGGVVPQFFSMNRPQPRQQTPQVGGSLPYRRPPSVTGQPIGTQSHQVNGGPYCNGQSPASPPPSLLQFTPQLPLMGFVARLQESISDVVTPLRPPTEETAPDNVPQNDDAQGGEEDSAVVEYNDPYAEEDPPWAPRNYLEKVVAIYDYTADKEDELSFQEGAIIYVLKKNEDGWFEGIMNATTGLFPGNYVESIMHYTD, from the exons gcgtcggacAAGCACGGAGCCCTGGAGGAGACCAAGAGCTACACCACGCAGTCTGTGGCCAGCGTGGCCTACCTCATCAACACTCTGGCCAACAACATGCTGCAGATGCTCGACATCCAGACGTCCCAGCTGCGCTGCATGGAGAGCTCCGTCAACCACATCGCACAG ACGGTGGACATCCACAAGGAGAAGGTGGCGAGGCGGGAGATCGGCGTGCTGACCACCAATAAGAACGCGAGCCGCGCCCACAAGATCGTGGCGCCGACCAATCCGGAGAGGCCGCTGCGCTATGTCCGCAAGCCGCTGGATTTCGGCGCGCTGGACCACGTCGGTCACGGCGTCAAG TGGTTGCTGAGGTTGAAG GTGAACGGGCAGGAGAACGCGAAGGGGCCCGGGTTCAGCCCCCCCAGCCAGAAACCCCCCAGCCCCCCCAGGGCGGGACGCAGCATCTTTGG GAAGAGCTCCCCCTACAGGACCCTGGAGCCCGTGCGGCCTCCGGTGGTCCCCAACCACTACGCTTGCAGCCCCGCCGCCGGCAACTGCGACGGCAGCGCCCGACCGCGCACGTGCAG CGGCAGTAGCGGAGGGAGTAGCAGTCGGAGCAGCAGTAGGGAGAACAGCGGCAGTGGTGTGCCTATCCCCGTGGCGACGCCATCCCCGCCCGGATTCTTCCCAG GTGGGGTGGTGCCTCAGTTCTTCAGCATGAACCGCCCTCAGCCCCGCCAGCAGACGCCGCAGGTGGGCGGCTCCCTGCCCTACCGCCGCCCGCCCTCTGTCACCGGACAGCCAATTGGCACGCAGAGCCACCAAGTCAATGGCGGGCCCTACTGCAATGGCCAAAGCCCGG CCTCTCCACCGCCTTCCCTCCTCCAGTTCACTCCTCAGCTCCCTCTCATGGGCTTCGTGGCTCGCCTCCAGGAATCCA TCTCGGACGTGGTGACGCCCCTGCGGCCGCCCACTGAGGAGACGGCGCCCGATAATGTCCCCCAGAACGATGACGCCCAGGGTGGAGAAGAGGACTCAGCGGTGGTAGAGTACAATGACCCGTATGCGGAGGAAGACCCTCCCTGGGCCCCCAGGAACTACCTGGAGAAAG TGGTGGCCATTTACGACTACACGGCCGACAAAGAGGATGAGTTGTCGTTCCAGGAGGGCGCCATCATCTACGTACTGAAGAAGAATGAGGATGGCTGGTTCGAGGGCATCATGAACGCCACTACTGGACTCTTCCCAGGGAACTACGTGGAGTCCATCATGCACTACACCgactga
- the LOC144030220 gene encoding abl interactor 1-like isoform X3: protein MAELQMLLEEEIPAGRRALLDSFPNLERVAEYCETNYVQASDKHGALEETKSYTTQSVASVAYLINTLANNMLQMLDIQTSQLRCMESSVNHIAQTVDIHKEKVARREIGVLTTNKNASRAHKIVAPTNPERPLRYVRKPLDFGALDHVGHGVKWLLRLKVNGQENAKGPGFSPPSQKPPSPPRAGRSIFGGSSGGSSSRSSSRENSGSGVPIPVATPSPPGFFPGGVVPQFFSMNRPQPRQQTPQVGGSLPYRRPPSVTGQPIGTQSHQVNGGPYCNGQSPASPPPSLLQFTPQLPLMGFVARLQESISDVVTPLRPPTEETAPDNVPQNDDAQGGEEDSAVVEYNDPYAEEDPPWAPRNYLEKVVAIYDYTADKEDELSFQEGAIIYVLKKNEDGWFEGIMNATTGLFPGNYVESIMHYTD, encoded by the exons gcgtcggacAAGCACGGAGCCCTGGAGGAGACCAAGAGCTACACCACGCAGTCTGTGGCCAGCGTGGCCTACCTCATCAACACTCTGGCCAACAACATGCTGCAGATGCTCGACATCCAGACGTCCCAGCTGCGCTGCATGGAGAGCTCCGTCAACCACATCGCACAG ACGGTGGACATCCACAAGGAGAAGGTGGCGAGGCGGGAGATCGGCGTGCTGACCACCAATAAGAACGCGAGCCGCGCCCACAAGATCGTGGCGCCGACCAATCCGGAGAGGCCGCTGCGCTATGTCCGCAAGCCGCTGGATTTCGGCGCGCTGGACCACGTCGGTCACGGCGTCAAG TGGTTGCTGAGGTTGAAG GTGAACGGGCAGGAGAACGCGAAGGGGCCCGGGTTCAGCCCCCCCAGCCAGAAACCCCCCAGCCCCCCCAGGGCGGGACGCAGCATCTTTGG CGGCAGTAGCGGAGGGAGTAGCAGTCGGAGCAGCAGTAGGGAGAACAGCGGCAGTGGTGTGCCTATCCCCGTGGCGACGCCATCCCCGCCCGGATTCTTCCCAG GTGGGGTGGTGCCTCAGTTCTTCAGCATGAACCGCCCTCAGCCCCGCCAGCAGACGCCGCAGGTGGGCGGCTCCCTGCCCTACCGCCGCCCGCCCTCTGTCACCGGACAGCCAATTGGCACGCAGAGCCACCAAGTCAATGGCGGGCCCTACTGCAATGGCCAAAGCCCGG CCTCTCCACCGCCTTCCCTCCTCCAGTTCACTCCTCAGCTCCCTCTCATGGGCTTCGTGGCTCGCCTCCAGGAATCCA TCTCGGACGTGGTGACGCCCCTGCGGCCGCCCACTGAGGAGACGGCGCCCGATAATGTCCCCCAGAACGATGACGCCCAGGGTGGAGAAGAGGACTCAGCGGTGGTAGAGTACAATGACCCGTATGCGGAGGAAGACCCTCCCTGGGCCCCCAGGAACTACCTGGAGAAAG TGGTGGCCATTTACGACTACACGGCCGACAAAGAGGATGAGTTGTCGTTCCAGGAGGGCGCCATCATCTACGTACTGAAGAAGAATGAGGATGGCTGGTTCGAGGGCATCATGAACGCCACTACTGGACTCTTCCCAGGGAACTACGTGGAGTCCATCATGCACTACACCgactga